Proteins from a single region of Alloscardovia omnicolens:
- a CDS encoding ABC transporter family substrate-binding protein, giving the protein MKKMITVTASACALALALAGCGAGNGQQATGASEPSEGFAADYKGAYPMPSKLKAYNNPQERDNIKDGGTLNLTTTYTPNWNYMSVDGATGYMSELWGWYMPSLASLDLKGNQTWNKDYITKVEVTKENPLTVTYTINDKANWNDGTPIDWTAFEATWKINSGQDSNYAPPSVEGWENIESVKQGDNPKQAVITFSKPFYPWESIFTGLYPPQALDYKTYSEGWVDNPHTEWAAGPFTVDKHDKESVTFVRNPKWWGQPAKLDKVVYKYMEDTAQINAFKNGELDAFEFSSNNTLQSIKSRKDIQIRLGYSNKVNVLLFNGKAAALQDIAVRKALVQAFDRETFEKIHFQGLNWTPEAPGSEVFPVYQEGYENNLPEESKKVDPKGAKATLEKAGYKLGKDGYYEKDGKTLEIRYTYFGDAPMGTNMAKAITQMMKAAGIKIKLDNRDDSKFATTVTKGEYEILPMAWQSNSPFGQNNMTQLYGSKSESNYSYVGSEEVDKLAKVPGTIEDQLEAVKAANKAEKAALKLFGTIPMDLPPSFVAVKKGLANWGPAGFTSVLPENVGWQK; this is encoded by the coding sequence ATGAAGAAGATGATAACTGTAACAGCATCAGCTTGTGCACTAGCATTAGCTCTTGCAGGATGCGGTGCAGGCAATGGTCAACAAGCAACAGGTGCCTCTGAACCATCAGAAGGTTTTGCTGCAGACTATAAGGGTGCTTATCCTATGCCATCCAAATTAAAGGCATACAATAACCCTCAAGAACGCGACAATATTAAAGATGGTGGCACGCTCAATTTAACAACCACCTACACGCCAAACTGGAATTATATGTCCGTTGATGGCGCCACTGGATATATGTCTGAGCTGTGGGGTTGGTATATGCCAAGCCTTGCTAGTCTTGATTTGAAGGGCAACCAGACATGGAATAAGGATTATATTACCAAGGTAGAAGTCACCAAGGAAAATCCTTTAACCGTTACATACACCATTAACGATAAAGCAAACTGGAATGATGGTACTCCAATTGATTGGACTGCTTTTGAAGCAACATGGAAAATCAATAGTGGTCAGGATTCCAACTATGCTCCACCATCAGTAGAAGGTTGGGAGAATATTGAATCTGTTAAGCAAGGTGATAATCCTAAGCAGGCAGTCATCACCTTCTCTAAGCCATTCTATCCATGGGAATCAATTTTTACAGGTTTGTATCCTCCACAGGCTCTCGACTACAAGACCTATTCTGAAGGTTGGGTAGACAATCCTCATACTGAGTGGGCTGCTGGTCCGTTTACTGTGGATAAGCATGACAAGGAATCTGTGACTTTTGTTCGTAATCCAAAGTGGTGGGGACAGCCAGCAAAGTTAGATAAAGTCGTCTACAAGTATATGGAAGATACTGCTCAGATTAACGCATTTAAGAACGGTGAGCTTGATGCATTTGAGTTTTCTTCCAACAACACCCTGCAGTCTATTAAGAGCCGCAAGGATATTCAGATTCGTTTGGGCTACAGCAATAAGGTGAATGTCTTGCTCTTTAATGGCAAGGCAGCAGCGTTGCAGGATATAGCTGTACGCAAGGCTCTAGTTCAAGCATTTGATCGTGAGACCTTTGAAAAAATCCACTTCCAAGGCTTGAATTGGACTCCAGAAGCTCCAGGTTCTGAAGTATTCCCTGTATATCAGGAAGGTTATGAAAATAATCTGCCAGAAGAATCTAAGAAGGTCGATCCTAAGGGAGCAAAAGCAACCTTGGAGAAGGCTGGATATAAGCTCGGCAAAGACGGTTACTATGAGAAAGATGGTAAGACTTTAGAGATTCGTTACACCTATTTTGGTGATGCTCCAATGGGTACCAATATGGCGAAGGCTATTACTCAGATGATGAAGGCAGCCGGCATTAAAATTAAGCTTGATAACCGTGATGATTCTAAGTTTGCTACCACGGTGACTAAGGGTGAGTATGAGATTTTGCCAATGGCTTGGCAGTCTAATTCTCCATTTGGACAGAATAATATGACTCAGCTGTATGGTTCAAAGTCTGAATCTAACTACTCCTATGTGGGTAGCGAAGAAGTTGATAAACTCGCTAAGGTTCCTGGAACTATTGAGGATCAGCTTGAAGCAGTAAAGGCAGCAAACAAGGCTGAAAAGGCTGCTTTGAAGCTGTTCGGTACCATTCCTATGGATTTGCCACCAAGCTTTGTAGCTGTGAAGAAAGGTCTTGCTAACTGGGGACCTGCAGGATTTACCAGTGTTCTTCCTGAAAATGTTGGTTGGCAGAAGTAA
- a CDS encoding ABC transporter ATP-binding protein — MSDFRKTAETILRVRDLHVNFASEAGTVRAVSGMNFDLQRGKTLGIVGESGSGKSVTSMAIMGLLDKNAKVEGSVEFEGENLLEKTDAQMSKLRGKKIAMVFQDPLSALTPVYTIGDQMREALVTHNPDMSDDQVRARSIELLTLVGIPNAEQRLVSFPHQFSGGMRQRVVIAMAIANNPDIIIADEPTTALDVTIQAQVLEVLKKAQKETGAALIFITHDLGVVASIADDIIVMYAGRPVEKAHVDDIFYRPVMPYTMGLLGAVPHPKQTKNSRLVPIPGSPTNLVNLPQGCAFAERCPLATDKCREFVPELREIMGRHGQLSACHYNEKIVEEGLTYKDVYSVGESIPSIFEGIPREERKMVLSAEHVKKTFPLTSGGFLRRKVGEVRAVNDVTIHVREGETIALVGESGSGKSTTLLQIMDLKAPESGTIELFGQDVSEKMSRKKRTMLHSKVQYVFQDPMSSLDPRLPIYDILAEPMKVIGMTKDEISVRIGELMELVGLKPDQVDRFPNQFSGGQRQRIAIARALAVNPRLILLDEPVSALDVSIQAGVLNLLEDLQNKLGVAYLFVAHNLSVVRHLSSRVAVMYLGRIVESGDIDEVFDNPQHPYTQALMSAVPVPDPEYERNHERIVLEGDLPSPTQAIQGCAFASRCPLYQQLSDEQKKKCDSVVPETRQCNADHTAACHWIKI; from the coding sequence GTGTCAGATTTTAGAAAGACTGCTGAAACTATTTTGCGAGTTCGTGATCTTCATGTGAACTTCGCCTCAGAAGCAGGAACTGTTCGCGCAGTGTCGGGCATGAATTTTGATTTGCAGCGTGGCAAAACTCTCGGCATTGTAGGCGAATCTGGTTCGGGTAAGTCCGTCACCTCTATGGCGATTATGGGTCTGCTCGATAAGAACGCTAAAGTTGAAGGCAGTGTTGAGTTTGAAGGCGAAAATCTGTTGGAAAAAACAGATGCTCAGATGAGCAAGCTGCGTGGCAAGAAGATTGCCATGGTTTTCCAAGACCCGCTGTCTGCTTTAACACCGGTCTACACTATCGGCGATCAGATGCGCGAAGCCTTGGTTACACATAACCCTGATATGAGTGATGATCAGGTGCGTGCACGCTCTATTGAATTACTGACCTTGGTGGGTATTCCTAATGCAGAGCAGCGCTTGGTCTCATTCCCTCATCAGTTCTCCGGCGGTATGCGTCAACGCGTGGTCATTGCTATGGCTATTGCTAATAATCCCGATATTATTATTGCTGACGAGCCAACAACCGCATTAGACGTGACTATTCAGGCTCAGGTTCTAGAAGTGCTTAAAAAAGCGCAGAAAGAAACCGGAGCAGCCCTTATTTTTATTACCCACGATTTGGGCGTGGTTGCTTCCATTGCTGACGACATTATTGTGATGTATGCGGGCCGTCCAGTAGAGAAAGCTCACGTGGATGATATTTTCTATCGTCCTGTGATGCCATACACCATGGGGCTATTAGGAGCAGTTCCTCACCCTAAGCAGACAAAAAATTCTCGTCTGGTTCCTATTCCGGGGTCTCCAACAAACTTAGTAAATCTTCCTCAAGGCTGTGCTTTCGCTGAACGATGCCCACTTGCCACGGATAAATGCCGTGAATTCGTGCCTGAGTTGCGCGAAATTATGGGACGGCATGGTCAGCTGTCTGCCTGCCACTATAACGAGAAAATTGTTGAGGAAGGCCTCACCTATAAAGACGTGTATTCAGTGGGTGAGTCTATTCCATCTATTTTTGAGGGTATTCCTCGCGAAGAACGCAAGATGGTTCTGTCTGCTGAACACGTGAAAAAGACTTTCCCTTTGACGTCTGGCGGATTTTTGCGTCGTAAAGTTGGTGAAGTGCGTGCAGTTAATGATGTGACCATTCATGTGCGCGAAGGCGAAACAATTGCTTTGGTTGGTGAATCCGGTTCAGGAAAATCCACGACCTTATTGCAGATTATGGATTTGAAAGCTCCAGAGTCTGGCACAATTGAGCTCTTCGGCCAAGATGTGAGCGAAAAAATGTCGCGTAAAAAGCGCACAATGCTGCATTCCAAAGTGCAGTATGTTTTCCAAGATCCTATGAGCTCTCTTGATCCTCGTCTGCCAATTTACGATATTTTGGCTGAGCCAATGAAAGTTATTGGCATGACTAAAGACGAGATTAGTGTACGCATTGGCGAGTTGATGGAGTTGGTTGGTTTAAAGCCTGATCAGGTGGATCGTTTCCCTAACCAATTCTCTGGTGGTCAGCGTCAGCGTATCGCAATTGCACGAGCTTTAGCTGTGAATCCGCGCTTGATTTTGCTGGATGAACCAGTATCGGCTCTGGATGTGTCAATCCAAGCAGGTGTGCTCAACCTCCTCGAAGATTTACAGAACAAGTTAGGCGTAGCTTATTTGTTTGTTGCCCATAATTTGTCTGTAGTGCGTCATTTATCCTCGCGTGTAGCAGTAATGTATTTAGGACGCATTGTAGAGTCTGGTGATATTGATGAGGTCTTTGATAATCCTCAACATCCATATACGCAAGCTCTCATGAGTGCTGTGCCTGTGCCAGATCCTGAATATGAGCGCAATCATGAGCGTATTGTGTTGGAAGGGGACTTGCCAAGTCCAACACAAGCTATTCAAGGGTGTGCTTTTGCTTCACGATGCCCGCTCTATCAGCAGTTGAGTGACGAGCAGAAGAAAAAATGTGACAGCGTAGTTCCAGAAACTAGACAGTGTAATGCTGACCATACGGCAGCATGTCACTGGATTAAGATTTGA
- a CDS encoding ABC transporter permease yields the protein MIKYIIKRIVNYIVMLFFAITMTYFLASAFMDPRSNYMSRHPHPPIASINRALDNANINDQTPVVIRYWRWLTSVVTRWDWGKAPDQSSVGEAIISRMGASLQLVTLATILSIVIGVSIGVYTAIRQYKWQDRVLNAIATFFFVIPPAVLAVMVVFLAIMVNTSAGSRLFYVTGLHAYDGHNLGLWLLDFLQHLILPTISMTIAGAVGYHLTQRTYLLDEMNADYVRTARAKGLTLNQAIRRHALRNSLLPTAQSVAFSIAGVFVGATVTETVFAINGLGRYFVSTIASNDINGTVAVAAFSGVCTLTGALLADIVAAWLDPRIRLS from the coding sequence GTGATTAAATACATCATCAAACGCATAGTGAATTACATTGTGATGTTGTTTTTCGCTATTACAATGACGTATTTCTTAGCAAGTGCGTTTATGGATCCGCGCTCAAACTATATGAGCCGACACCCTCATCCTCCTATCGCATCGATTAATAGAGCGCTCGATAATGCCAATATTAATGATCAGACACCTGTGGTCATCCGCTATTGGCGATGGCTTACTTCAGTAGTGACTCGCTGGGATTGGGGTAAAGCTCCTGACCAATCATCTGTAGGCGAAGCAATTATCTCGCGCATGGGTGCATCCTTGCAATTAGTGACTCTTGCTACCATTTTGAGTATTGTTATTGGTGTATCCATTGGCGTATACACCGCAATTCGTCAATACAAGTGGCAAGATCGTGTGCTCAATGCTATTGCCACATTCTTCTTCGTTATTCCGCCAGCAGTATTAGCTGTTATGGTAGTTTTCCTTGCCATTATGGTCAATACCTCAGCAGGCTCGCGACTATTCTATGTAACCGGTTTGCACGCCTACGATGGGCATAATCTGGGATTATGGCTTCTCGATTTCTTGCAACATTTGATTTTGCCAACAATTTCTATGACTATTGCTGGAGCTGTGGGCTACCACTTAACTCAGCGCACCTATTTGCTTGATGAGATGAATGCTGATTATGTGCGTACAGCGCGAGCTAAAGGTTTGACTTTGAATCAGGCTATTCGACGCCATGCTTTGCGTAATTCTCTGCTTCCAACTGCACAATCCGTTGCTTTCTCCATTGCAGGTGTTTTTGTGGGCGCTACTGTGACTGAAACTGTGTTTGCTATTAACGGTTTGGGCCGCTACTTTGTCAGCACTATTGCCTCCAATGACATTAACGGTACTGTTGCAGTTGCTGCATTCTCCGGAGTATGTACGCTGACAGGTGCTTTGCTGGCAGATATTGTGGCAGCATGGCTTGATCCTCGTATTCGCTTGAGCTAA
- a CDS encoding ABC transporter permease gives MTDKNQEDMSTSRQHSVHEEDSMNEDTAQNRAHEAGAHEGSVHEDRLAHNVLEESLKAKKDQQDSAGRSTKIKRTGRMALYVRRYMRRPSAVVGLIMLLALILWAIFGSFATQYNYVDLDFVSLGAPPMTNGHYFGTTDGGADLYAMVVHGLGRSLSVAFLSSILTTIIAAIYGVGIAYFEGRIEKVGMWILDMLLVVPSTLLIAILVRSAAGTSGWLWLTFGLTIFGWVGLARVLRTIAMSIRERDYVRAAKFMGVNPFTVMLRHLIPNLGSVLVINTVLGVVSTVSSETTLSFLGLGIKAPDISLGSLLNEGQSVIVTQPWVLVIPSLVLIILAFSVQLIGDGLRDAIDPYSRSGGKAE, from the coding sequence ATGACAGACAAGAACCAAGAAGATATGTCAACTTCTCGTCAGCACAGCGTGCACGAAGAGGACAGTATGAACGAAGATACCGCGCAAAATCGCGCGCATGAAGCAGGAGCTCACGAAGGCAGCGTGCATGAAGATCGTTTGGCTCATAATGTGCTCGAGGAAAGCTTAAAGGCGAAGAAGGATCAACAAGACAGTGCTGGTCGCTCCACCAAGATTAAACGTACAGGTCGCATGGCGTTATATGTGCGCCGCTATATGCGTCGACCATCTGCAGTGGTGGGCTTGATTATGCTGCTCGCCTTGATTCTGTGGGCGATTTTTGGCAGCTTTGCAACACAGTATAACTACGTTGATCTTGATTTTGTGTCTTTAGGTGCTCCTCCTATGACCAATGGTCATTATTTTGGTACGACTGACGGTGGAGCAGATCTTTATGCCATGGTTGTTCACGGTTTAGGGCGCTCACTGTCTGTGGCTTTTCTCAGCTCCATTTTGACCACCATTATTGCCGCTATTTATGGTGTGGGCATCGCTTACTTTGAAGGACGCATCGAAAAAGTCGGAATGTGGATTCTCGATATGCTTCTCGTGGTGCCATCAACACTGTTAATTGCTATTTTGGTGCGCTCGGCTGCTGGAACATCTGGCTGGCTTTGGCTGACTTTCGGTTTGACAATTTTTGGCTGGGTTGGTTTGGCTCGTGTTCTACGCACCATTGCTATGAGTATTCGCGAGCGTGATTATGTGCGTGCAGCAAAATTTATGGGCGTAAATCCATTCACCGTGATGCTGCGCCATCTTATTCCTAATCTCGGCTCTGTGCTTGTTATTAACACTGTGCTTGGCGTGGTGTCTACTGTGTCTTCAGAAACGACTCTATCTTTCCTTGGTTTGGGTATTAAAGCTCCAGATATTTCTTTGGGTAGCCTCTTAAATGAAGGACAATCTGTTATTGTAACTCAGCCATGGGTGCTTGTTATTCCATCTCTGGTGCTGATTATTTTAGCTTTCTCAGTTCAGCTCATTGGAGATGGCTTGCGTGATGCTATTGATCCTTACTCCCGCTCGGGCGGCAAGGCAGAATAA